One region of Pseudobacteroides sp. genomic DNA includes:
- a CDS encoding Nramp family divalent metal transporter yields MYEESCANTADVSAEHIVRQRTQITDYNSKLYKSKSILKFLGPAFVISVAYIDPGNFATNISGGSKFNYNLLWVILWSNLMAIFLQSLSAKLGIATGYNLPQMCGKVFSKKTNWCFWIMAELAAMATNLAEFLGSTLGFYLLFNIPMVYAGIITAVLSFFIVYIGKYGQRAVEFIISILVAVICAAYTVEIFLAKPQWDLAGVHLLIPSLPNSEAVLIAVGMLGATVMPHVIYLHSQLVQHRNKDLTAADRRRHFRLERLDIVIAMNIAFIVNASMVLVSAAVFFKNGVAINSIEEAHKSLYPLLGVASSGAFGLALIASGLSSSAVGTMAGQTIMQGFVGIKINDNLARFVTMLPAMLIILSGFNPMKALVLSQVILSFILPFAIIPMLLITKRKDLMGELVNKPITNIMGWIITSVIVVANSLLLFFTFTG; encoded by the coding sequence ATGTATGAGGAAAGCTGTGCTAATACGGCTGATGTTAGTGCTGAGCATATTGTAAGACAAAGAACTCAGATAACAGACTATAATAGTAAGTTATATAAATCCAAGTCAATCCTGAAGTTTCTCGGACCTGCCTTCGTTATAAGTGTTGCTTACATAGATCCGGGCAATTTCGCAACAAATATAAGCGGAGGATCGAAATTTAATTATAATCTTTTATGGGTTATATTATGGAGCAATCTTATGGCAATATTTTTACAATCCCTGTCTGCAAAGCTTGGTATTGCTACAGGATATAACCTGCCGCAAATGTGCGGAAAGGTGTTTTCCAAAAAAACAAACTGGTGCTTTTGGATTATGGCAGAGCTGGCTGCAATGGCTACCAATCTTGCAGAATTTCTTGGCAGTACCCTTGGTTTTTACCTGTTGTTTAATATACCTATGGTGTATGCGGGAATAATTACGGCTGTTTTGAGCTTTTTTATTGTGTATATAGGAAAGTATGGACAAAGAGCTGTTGAGTTTATTATTTCTATATTGGTGGCAGTTATTTGTGCAGCGTATACAGTAGAAATATTTTTGGCAAAACCTCAATGGGATCTGGCAGGGGTTCACCTTTTGATACCTTCACTGCCTAATAGTGAGGCAGTGCTTATAGCAGTTGGCATGCTTGGTGCAACTGTAATGCCCCATGTAATATACCTTCACTCCCAGCTTGTACAACATAGAAATAAGGACTTGACAGCTGCCGACAGAAGAAGGCACTTCAGGTTGGAAAGGTTGGATATCGTAATTGCCATGAATATTGCATTTATTGTAAATGCTTCAATGGTATTGGTATCTGCCGCTGTTTTCTTTAAGAACGGAGTGGCTATAAATTCAATTGAGGAGGCTCATAAATCCCTGTACCCTCTCTTAGGTGTTGCATCAAGCGGTGCTTTTGGCCTGGCTCTCATAGCATCGGGGCTTTCATCTTCAGCTGTAGGCACTATGGCAGGCCAGACAATAATGCAGGGATTTGTAGGAATAAAAATAAATGATAATTTAGCCAGGTTTGTTACTATGCTTCCCGCTATGCTAATTATTTTGTCAGGCTTTAACCCTATGAAAGCACTTGTCCTAAGTCAGGTCATATTGAGCTTTATACTTCCTTTTGCAATAATTCCAATGCTACTTATTACAAAGCGTAAGGACCTTATGGGAGAGCTTGTAAATAAGCCCATAACCAACATAATGGGGTGGATAATAACCAGTGTGATTGTTGTTGCAAATAGTCTTCTGCTGTTTTTTACCTTTACTGGTTAG
- a CDS encoding pilus assembly protein TadG-related protein, which translates to MGIFKSKKGSSLIILTLTITIILGFTALTLDIGVVALEKAKLSKAVDAAALASAQELVTEKTNAKNAAFEYLYRNNRNYLTASCNIDYDFRAVEVTASKDVRFYFANIMGIRNKNIKAAAKARVENIFSVTGIRPIAVVQQTFIYGKLYSLKQGGGGGTTGNYAPIELGGTGANRYRDNLLNGYGGTVSVGDIIMTETGNIAGATQTGINSMVSQCSDSYYNYSLNCPRVIFLPVVNTLTVNGKKAIKVLGFATFFLEGVSMDSNTGQADVIGRFITYCMDGETSSTISDFGTYGIKLVK; encoded by the coding sequence ATGGGAATTTTTAAAAGCAAAAAAGGATCATCTCTTATTATACTGACTCTCACTATTACAATTATATTGGGATTTACTGCTCTAACCCTTGATATCGGTGTTGTGGCATTGGAAAAGGCAAAACTGTCAAAGGCGGTTGATGCAGCGGCATTGGCGTCTGCACAGGAATTGGTTACAGAAAAGACCAATGCCAAAAACGCTGCTTTTGAATATCTTTACAGAAATAACCGCAATTATTTGACAGCTTCATGCAATATAGACTATGATTTCAGAGCGGTTGAGGTCACAGCCTCAAAGGATGTCAGATTTTATTTTGCAAATATAATGGGGATAAGAAACAAAAATATCAAGGCTGCTGCTAAGGCAAGGGTTGAAAACATATTTTCAGTAACGGGTATAAGGCCTATAGCTGTGGTCCAGCAAACGTTTATTTATGGCAAGCTGTACAGCCTTAAACAGGGAGGCGGCGGAGGTACAACCGGGAATTATGCACCGATTGAGTTAGGTGGTACAGGTGCCAATAGATACAGGGACAATTTATTAAACGGGTATGGCGGAACCGTTAGTGTTGGTGACATAATAATGACTGAGACAGGTAATATTGCCGGTGCTACTCAGACAGGTATAAACAGCATGGTAAGCCAATGCAGCGACTCTTACTACAATTATAGCCTTAACTGTCCAAGGGTAATTTTTCTTCCGGTTGTAAATACTCTTACTGTAAATGGTAAGAAAGCCATAAAAGTTTTGGGGTTTGCTACGTTTTTCCTTGAAGGAGTGTCAATGGATTCGAATACGGGACAAGCCGATGTAATTGGCAGATTTATTACATATTGTATGGATGGAGAAACGTCAAGCACGATTTCCGACTTTGGCACATACGGAATTAAATTGGTAAAATAG
- the larE gene encoding ATP-dependent sacrificial sulfur transferase LarE has protein sequence MNIYGKLDLLKNKLKNMESIIIAFSGGVDSTFLLKVAFEVLGNNVLAVTARSSTYPEREFNEAMEFVNSSGIRHKVIVSEELDVEGFSDNPTNRCYLCKYELMSKIKVIAGENNIKYVAEGSNYDDLSDYRPGSIAVSEHGVVSPLREAMLTKEEIRVLSKEMGLKTWNKPSFACLSSRFPYGEKITEEGLKKVDLAEQFLIDLGFWQVRVRYHGDIARIEVYEEEIEKIIKKEVRDKIYNRFKEIGFKYTALDLKGYRTGSMNEGLNLT, from the coding sequence ATGAATATTTATGGTAAATTGGATTTATTGAAGAATAAACTTAAGAATATGGAGAGTATCATTATAGCATTTTCAGGAGGCGTTGATTCAACCTTTTTGCTGAAGGTAGCATTTGAGGTGCTGGGAAATAATGTTCTTGCAGTAACGGCCCGTTCCAGTACATATCCTGAAAGAGAGTTTAATGAGGCTATGGAATTTGTTAATTCCTCTGGAATAAGGCATAAGGTCATAGTTTCGGAAGAGCTTGATGTGGAAGGGTTTTCCGATAATCCTACAAACAGATGTTATCTTTGCAAATATGAACTCATGTCAAAAATTAAGGTTATTGCAGGTGAGAATAATATAAAGTATGTTGCTGAAGGATCAAACTATGATGATCTTAGCGATTACAGACCTGGATCAATTGCTGTCTCGGAGCATGGCGTTGTGAGCCCTCTTAGAGAAGCCATGCTGACAAAGGAAGAAATAAGGGTATTATCAAAGGAAATGGGGCTAAAAACATGGAATAAGCCGTCTTTTGCATGTCTATCCTCAAGATTCCCGTATGGTGAGAAGATAACGGAAGAAGGGCTTAAAAAAGTGGATTTGGCAGAGCAGTTCTTGATAGATTTGGGTTTTTGGCAGGTCAGAGTGAGATACCACGGTGATATAGCAAGGATAGAGGTTTATGAAGAAGAAATTGAAAAAATAATAAAGAAGGAAGTTAGAGATAAAATATATAACAGGTTTAAGGAAATAGGATTTAAGTATACTGCACTGGATTTAAAGGGATACCGTACAGGCAGCATGAATGAAGGATTGAATCTGACATAA
- a CDS encoding S-layer homology domain-containing protein, with product MFKIITKRVLSCVVILCLSLSSLGITAYSNSEQSATEPELSAKVSGVQKFIIAALAVTEDKRLQAADCITKIDEFTSSQAKDKIYELLNINLNQDDLTMLMTTFKGMSPLKREFIADMVIHGYSVSSNDFSKFRNVANKINYIVTGDINNDNGTKFIVTVLETLAVHSNFGVPTVFDLDGDTKKIKFELNTTEVKKTFINNLLKDLLVYVEDLPTGVNNNSSIDVFLLRAQNSLNRLEVGSEIEEFKKHLENKENKNIYDGKLNFVPIPTSVPSNPPPSPSYTTQPTATIPGGLETPTPTPTSTPTVTPTSVPTAAPTLAPSEKKITAFSFKGIANSKGVIFEKIHTIYVKVPTGTDLKKVEPEIQFRGASIKPEAGVKKNFNNPVFYTVTALDKSKVKYVVIVGTENVVVEPPEVKPGYGPFGDIFNHWAEERMISMIENGAIAGYPDGTVKPDLDMTRAEVITTLVKAIGLEPAKDPKLKFADIKSIPTWAQGYIQVALEKGIVAGYPDNTYKANNKVTREEFLVMAMKAFNYEASKNTALKFKDAKAVSGWALGYVAKAIELTIIEGYKEDNTIKPNKKITRAEVMTIIDKCITLSAKK from the coding sequence ATGTTCAAAATTATTACTAAAAGGGTCTTGTCTTGCGTTGTTATTCTTTGTTTGTCACTTAGTTCACTTGGCATCACAGCTTACTCAAATTCGGAACAATCAGCAACAGAACCTGAATTATCAGCTAAAGTATCAGGGGTTCAGAAATTTATCATTGCAGCATTAGCGGTTACAGAAGATAAAAGGCTTCAAGCAGCAGATTGTATAACAAAAATAGACGAGTTCACTTCATCACAAGCAAAAGATAAAATTTATGAATTGTTAAACATAAATTTAAATCAAGATGATTTGACAATGTTGATGACTACTTTTAAAGGTATGTCTCCACTAAAAAGAGAATTTATTGCAGATATGGTAATACACGGATATTCAGTAAGCAGCAATGATTTTTCTAAGTTCAGAAATGTAGCAAATAAAATAAATTATATTGTAACTGGAGATATAAATAATGATAATGGTACCAAATTTATAGTTACTGTACTGGAAACATTAGCAGTACATTCTAATTTTGGTGTGCCAACAGTTTTTGATTTAGATGGAGATACTAAAAAAATAAAATTTGAATTAAATACAACTGAAGTTAAAAAAACATTTATAAATAACTTGTTAAAAGACCTTTTGGTTTATGTGGAAGATCTTCCAACAGGTGTTAATAATAATAGTTCAATAGATGTTTTTCTTTTAAGGGCTCAAAATTCCTTAAATAGGTTAGAGGTTGGTAGTGAAATAGAAGAATTTAAGAAACATTTGGAGAATAAAGAAAACAAAAATATATACGATGGTAAATTGAATTTTGTACCAATTCCTACTTCAGTACCATCTAATCCACCACCATCGCCATCATACACAACACAACCAACTGCTACTATTCCAGGTGGTTTGGAAACACCAACACCGACACCAACATCAACACCAACTGTTACTCCTACAAGTGTGCCGACTGCTGCACCTACATTGGCACCAAGTGAAAAAAAGATTACAGCTTTCAGCTTTAAAGGAATTGCTAATTCAAAGGGAGTAATATTTGAAAAGATTCATACAATATACGTTAAAGTTCCTACAGGTACGGATCTGAAGAAGGTTGAACCTGAAATCCAGTTTAGAGGAGCATCTATCAAACCTGAGGCTGGAGTTAAGAAAAACTTTAACAACCCTGTATTCTATACAGTAACTGCATTGGATAAATCAAAAGTAAAATATGTTGTTATTGTTGGAACAGAAAATGTTGTTGTAGAGCCACCTGAAGTTAAGCCGGGCTATGGACCTTTCGGGGATATTTTCAATCACTGGGCTGAGGAAAGAATGATAAGCATGATTGAAAATGGTGCTATAGCAGGTTACCCTGATGGAACAGTGAAACCTGATTTAGATATGACCAGAGCAGAAGTTATTACAACATTGGTAAAAGCTATAGGTTTGGAACCTGCTAAAGATCCAAAGCTTAAATTTGCAGATATAAAATCCATTCCTACATGGGCTCAAGGATACATTCAGGTTGCATTGGAAAAAGGTATTGTGGCAGGCTATCCGGACAATACTTACAAAGCAAACAATAAAGTTACACGTGAAGAATTCCTTGTTATGGCAATGAAAGCATTTAATTATGAGGCTTCAAAGAACACTGCACTTAAATTCAAAGATGCAAAGGCAGTCTCAGGTTGGGCACTTGGATATGTTGCTAAGGCTATCGAATTAACTATAATAGAAGGTTATAAGGAAGACAACACTATTAAGCCAAATAAGAAAATAACAAGAGCAGAAGTTATGACTATAATTGACAAATGTATCACACTCAGTGCAAAAAAATAA
- a CDS encoding tyrosine-protein phosphatase encodes MIDIHCHVLWGIDDGPKTLDESIQVCKMLKNKGVKSIVATPHYIVGSTYQTNAAAVTSMTGQLNKVLMQKVPQIEIKPGMEVFITPDIIDLIKSNEILTLNGSKYILIETSLNSIPIYLEDAFYKLRIEGYIPILAHPERNRTINTNFKLIEKLISNGVLIQVNHDSLAGRYGKTIKNFAETLLKKGLVHFIATDTHCVNDRFKGTEYLTKTLDELIGKENAEKLISINPSRVISNLSVESISPVVEKVFFLKRLFNF; translated from the coding sequence ATGATTGACATTCATTGCCATGTGTTGTGGGGTATAGATGATGGTCCAAAGACACTGGATGAGTCCATACAAGTGTGCAAAATGCTAAAGAATAAAGGGGTCAAGAGTATTGTTGCAACACCTCATTACATAGTAGGAAGTACGTATCAAACCAATGCAGCTGCTGTCACAAGTATGACTGGCCAGCTTAATAAGGTCTTAATGCAAAAGGTTCCACAGATTGAGATTAAACCAGGCATGGAAGTGTTCATCACTCCGGATATTATCGATTTAATTAAGTCAAATGAGATTCTTACTTTGAATGGCTCGAAGTATATACTTATTGAGACATCCCTTAACAGTATACCTATTTATTTGGAGGATGCTTTTTATAAACTTCGGATAGAAGGGTATATTCCAATCTTAGCCCATCCTGAGAGAAATAGAACGATTAATACAAATTTTAAGCTGATAGAAAAGCTGATATCAAATGGGGTTTTAATTCAAGTAAATCATGATAGTTTAGCAGGCAGATATGGCAAAACTATAAAAAATTTTGCTGAAACTCTTCTAAAAAAGGGATTGGTCCATTTTATAGCTACTGATACGCATTGTGTTAATGATAGATTTAAGGGAACAGAATACCTGACAAAAACTTTAGATGAGTTGATAGGTAAGGAAAATGCTGAAAAATTGATCAGCATTAATCCCTCCAGGGTTATAAGCAATCTTTCTGTAGAAAGTATATCTCCTGTTGTCGAGAAGGTATTTTTCCTAAAAAGACTATTCAATTTTTAG
- a CDS encoding polysaccharide biosynthesis tyrosine autokinase produces MENKDFIEVDIRELILILLRKWYILLICLVIATGVSYAVTAFYLKPVYRAETTLFLGKEKDKIGALSLLDLQVNSQLVIDYREILKSRLVAENINSKLGVDIKTFQNNVDVTTVKDSRIFKISYDDYDPKLAARVVNELGTIIMQLASDIIEVKNVKVIDTAKEPKDPIKPNKKMNVGLAGFLGLLLGVSLIYLLEFIDHTFKKPEDVERHLGLNVIGTVPAFEGGKRGNKKAKDEKQLEEEYLKNLITANNPKAAASEAFRELRTNLQFKSVDKDMKVILLTSPSLGDGKTVTTVNLAITLAQSGKKVLVIDADLRKPKVHSYFGIKNNEGLTNILATDKESKKSVIQRKEGIDNLFIISSGPIPPNPSEILSSERMKQFIESLKSEYDIIFIDTPPVGQVTDAAILTGIVDGSIVVVASGQTRIEMSKRAIKALVGINAKIVGIVLTKIDSRSAYYNYYRYE; encoded by the coding sequence ATGGAAAACAAAGACTTTATTGAGGTAGACATTAGGGAACTGATACTTATACTTTTAAGGAAATGGTACATATTACTAATATGTCTTGTTATAGCGACAGGAGTATCCTACGCAGTTACAGCATTTTATCTTAAGCCTGTTTACAGAGCAGAGACCACTTTGTTTCTTGGTAAAGAAAAGGATAAGATCGGGGCTTTAAGTCTGTTGGACTTACAGGTAAACAGTCAGCTTGTTATAGATTACAGGGAAATATTAAAGTCAAGACTGGTTGCTGAAAATATCAACTCCAAGTTAGGTGTAGACATAAAGACTTTTCAAAATAATGTAGATGTTACGACTGTAAAGGATTCGAGAATATTTAAAATAAGTTATGATGATTATGATCCCAAGCTTGCTGCAAGGGTTGTTAATGAACTTGGGACTATTATAATGCAGCTTGCTTCAGATATCATAGAGGTAAAAAACGTAAAGGTCATAGACACTGCCAAAGAGCCTAAAGACCCCATTAAACCCAATAAAAAAATGAATGTGGGTTTAGCAGGATTTCTAGGTCTCCTGTTAGGTGTGTCTCTTATATATCTTCTTGAATTTATTGATCATACATTTAAAAAGCCTGAGGATGTTGAGCGTCATTTGGGATTGAATGTTATCGGTACTGTTCCGGCTTTTGAAGGTGGTAAAAGAGGAAATAAAAAGGCCAAGGATGAAAAGCAGCTTGAGGAGGAATACCTTAAAAACCTCATTACGGCAAACAATCCTAAGGCAGCAGCATCTGAAGCCTTTAGGGAATTGCGCACAAATCTTCAATTCAAAAGCGTGGATAAGGATATGAAGGTTATTTTGCTCACAAGTCCCTCATTAGGTGATGGTAAAACTGTAACAACCGTTAACCTTGCAATAACCCTTGCACAGTCCGGAAAAAAGGTGCTTGTTATAGATGCTGACTTGCGTAAGCCAAAAGTTCACAGCTATTTCGGTATCAAAAACAATGAAGGACTAACCAATATTTTGGCGACAGATAAGGAGTCAAAGAAATCAGTAATTCAGCGAAAGGAAGGTATTGACAACTTGTTTATTATATCCAGTGGTCCGATACCACCAAACCCTTCCGAAATACTGAGTTCTGAGAGGATGAAGCAGTTCATAGAGAGCCTGAAAAGTGAGTATGATATTATTTTTATAGATACTCCTCCGGTAGGACAAGTTACCGATGCGGCTATACTTACAGGCATCGTAGATGGATCAATTGTTGTAGTTGCAAGCGGCCAAACTAGGATTGAAATGTCCAAAAGGGCTATAAAAGCACTGGTTGGTATCAATGCGAAAATAGTTGGAATTGTACTTACCAAAATAGATAGCAGATCCGCATATTACAATTACTATAGGTATGAATAA
- a CDS encoding sugar transferase, translating to MHRANIFSASHIIQALVDILVITLTFIISYLITKNYTTLSGLKEYLWILIVYIPIWLFLMENSRIYEKIVFFNFDKIIRVVLFSAIISDLFLAAMMFFIKETLFSRALYAVFSVCIVLALLIEKFLYKYAAMEKHMSLHRVSRVVIVGTPRVAKKFTEYVDRSKINVNILGYVKANSKSLKGHNELGSIEDLEVIIKQNAVDEVIFALPRDYLGEVERYVLMCEEMGLTVRMILDLYDLKIAKTYISNVGTLPMLTFDSVSLNQAQLFLKRLMDIIGASIGIVLTSIVALFTVVAIKVESPGPAIFAQNRVGLNGRTFKLYKFRSMCVDAEKKKAELQKYNQVEGGLMFKVKNDPRITKVGGFIRKTSIDELPQFVNVLKGEMSLVGTRPPTLDEVSKYENYQRRRISIKPGMTGMWQVSGRSSIMDFDEVVRLDTKYIDEWSIFLDIKIILKTILVVFKKRGAY from the coding sequence ATGCATAGAGCGAATATTTTTTCGGCAAGCCATATTATTCAAGCACTAGTGGATATTTTAGTTATTACCTTAACTTTTATTATTTCATATCTGATAACTAAAAATTACACCACTTTAAGCGGACTTAAGGAATATTTATGGATACTAATAGTATACATACCGATTTGGCTCTTTTTGATGGAGAATTCCAGGATTTATGAAAAAATTGTCTTTTTTAACTTTGACAAGATTATAAGGGTGGTATTGTTTTCAGCTATTATATCAGACCTGTTTTTAGCCGCTATGATGTTTTTTATCAAGGAAACATTGTTTAGCAGAGCTCTATATGCGGTGTTCAGCGTTTGTATAGTCCTGGCCCTGCTTATAGAAAAGTTTCTGTATAAGTATGCCGCTATGGAAAAACATATGAGCCTTCATCGCGTATCCAGAGTTGTTATAGTCGGTACCCCCAGAGTAGCTAAGAAGTTTACGGAATATGTTGACAGGAGCAAAATAAATGTAAACATATTAGGGTATGTTAAAGCCAACAGCAAATCCCTGAAAGGTCATAATGAGCTGGGGAGTATAGAGGACCTGGAAGTTATTATCAAGCAGAATGCAGTTGACGAAGTTATATTCGCTCTTCCAAGGGATTACCTGGGAGAAGTTGAGCGGTACGTGTTGATGTGTGAAGAAATGGGTTTGACTGTAAGAATGATACTGGATTTATATGATTTAAAAATAGCAAAGACATACATAAGCAACGTTGGTACGCTTCCTATGCTTACATTTGACTCAGTTTCACTTAATCAAGCACAACTTTTTTTAAAAAGGCTGATGGATATTATAGGAGCCTCAATAGGCATAGTTCTGACAAGTATAGTTGCACTGTTCACAGTTGTAGCAATAAAGGTCGAATCGCCGGGACCGGCAATTTTTGCACAGAATAGAGTAGGCCTTAACGGTAGGACCTTCAAGCTCTACAAGTTCAGGTCCATGTGTGTGGATGCAGAAAAGAAAAAAGCTGAGCTGCAAAAGTACAATCAGGTTGAAGGCGGGCTCATGTTCAAAGTGAAAAATGACCCAAGAATTACAAAGGTAGGTGGGTTCATTAGAAAAACCAGCATTGATGAGCTTCCCCAGTTTGTAAATGTACTAAAAGGTGAAATGAGCCTTGTGGGTACAAGGCCTCCAACACTTGACGAGGTCAGTAAATATGAGAACTACCAGCGTCGAAGGATCAGCATTAAGCCTGGCATGACAGGTATGTGGCAGGTGTCGGGACGAAGCAGTATAATGGATTTTGACGAAGTGGTCAGGCTTGATACCAAGTACATAGATGAGTGGTCTATATTCCTTGACATAAAGATTATTCTCAAAACTATACTTGTGGTTTTCAAAAAAAGAGGAGCTTATTGA
- a CDS encoding nucleotide sugar dehydrogenase, with amino-acid sequence MQNLFERIRDRKEKISVIGLGYVGLPLAVALSEKTDVIGFDISEKKIESYKRGIDVTKEIGSEKLKTSNIHFTCNQDDLKGSRFLIVAVPTPIAKDKTPDLLPVRSASEIVGRNLKKGSIVVYESTVYPGVTEDVCLPILERFSGLKCGKDFKVGYSPERINPGDKVHTVENIIKIVSGMDDESLEVIAKVYELIIKAGVYKAESIKVAEAAKVIENTQRDINIAFMNELSIVFNKMGIDTLAVLKAAGTKWNFLKFFPGLVGGHCIGVDPYYLTYKSEELGYHPQVILAGRRINDGMGKYIAENTVKLLIRNDIQIKGSKVLIMGITFKENVPDVRNSKVIDIVNELKEYGIDVCVTDSNADPFEVRHEYGIDLVDLNGNDKYDAVVVAVNHDEYSSLSLNDLKELYKNDRRILIDVKGLYSREEALASEFSYWRL; translated from the coding sequence GTGCAAAATTTATTTGAACGGATTAGAGACAGAAAAGAAAAGATTTCTGTCATAGGACTGGGTTATGTGGGATTGCCATTAGCGGTTGCTTTGTCCGAGAAGACTGACGTTATTGGGTTTGATATTAGTGAAAAAAAGATTGAATCATATAAACGAGGTATTGATGTTACCAAAGAGATTGGTAGTGAAAAGCTTAAGACATCCAATATTCACTTTACGTGCAACCAGGATGACTTAAAAGGATCAAGATTTCTTATTGTTGCTGTGCCTACACCAATTGCCAAAGATAAGACTCCAGATTTGTTACCTGTTCGAAGTGCAAGTGAAATAGTTGGAAGGAATCTTAAAAAAGGCTCTATTGTGGTTTACGAATCTACGGTTTATCCCGGGGTTACTGAAGATGTTTGCCTACCTATACTTGAGAGGTTCTCCGGCCTTAAGTGCGGAAAAGATTTTAAGGTTGGTTACTCTCCCGAGAGGATAAACCCGGGGGACAAGGTTCATACTGTAGAAAATATTATCAAAATAGTATCAGGTATGGATGATGAATCTCTAGAAGTTATTGCTAAGGTATACGAGCTCATTATAAAAGCAGGCGTTTATAAGGCTGAAAGTATCAAGGTAGCAGAAGCAGCCAAGGTTATAGAAAATACCCAGAGGGACATAAATATAGCATTTATGAACGAACTCTCAATAGTATTTAATAAAATGGGAATCGATACACTGGCGGTTCTGAAAGCAGCTGGGACCAAATGGAATTTTCTTAAGTTTTTTCCCGGACTTGTTGGGGGCCACTGTATCGGTGTAGACCCATACTATCTAACTTATAAGTCTGAGGAATTGGGGTATCATCCCCAGGTTATCCTGGCAGGACGAAGAATAAACGATGGAATGGGCAAGTATATAGCCGAGAATACAGTAAAGCTTTTAATAAGGAATGACATCCAGATTAAGGGCAGTAAGGTTTTGATTATGGGAATAACATTTAAAGAAAACGTTCCTGATGTCAGAAACTCCAAGGTTATTGACATTGTAAACGAACTTAAAGAATATGGAATAGATGTTTGTGTTACCGATTCTAATGCGGATCCTTTCGAAGTAAGGCATGAATATGGTATAGATCTTGTTGATCTAAATGGCAATGATAAATACGATGCTGTTGTGGTGGCGGTAAATCATGATGAGTATAGCTCGTTATCTCTAAATGATCTCAAAGAGCTATACAAAAATGACAGGCGTATCCTAATAGATGTAAAGGGTTTGTATAGCAGAGAAGAGGCATTGGCATCTGAATTTAGTTATTGGAGGTTGTAA